The proteins below come from a single bacterium genomic window:
- a CDS encoding T9SS type A sorting domain-containing protein, translating into MEVEEYSSKTLNNDVNLDVQPNPGYCPVTVSYVLKQGASVICRVYDASGRVVRDLISAYQTDAKQSVIWDRKDQNGHPVTAGVYFVRLQAGESVNQVKLVIVD; encoded by the coding sequence GTGGAAGTTGAAGAATACAGCAGCAAAACATTGAACAACGATGTAAACCTTGATGTCCAACCCAACCCCGGGTACTGTCCGGTCACGGTCTCCTACGTGCTGAAGCAGGGTGCGTCGGTAATATGCCGTGTCTACGATGCCTCTGGACGCGTCGTCAGGGATCTGATCTCTGCATATCAGACTGACGCCAAACAAAGTGTGATCTGGGATCGGAAGGACCAGAACGGCCATCCTGTCACAGCGGGTGTATATTTCGTGCGGTTGCAGGCGGGAGAGTCAGTTAACCAGGTCAAACTCGTGATCGTGGATTAG